In Prunus dulcis chromosome 2, ALMONDv2, whole genome shotgun sequence, a single genomic region encodes these proteins:
- the LOC117619598 gene encoding transcription repressor OFP13 codes for MGKKMMKLHSLFRNKETPTPTTTTTTTMLATLPWQWPSCKHPKTLSFRAGENMFKTVNSVFFDNGGVETPESWFTNSSSESTSFTTESEDYFEGESLEMVVRGARSERLFFEPEDTNSILEKAKAGEINPFKESVVLAMESEDPYKDFRRSMEEMVESHGLKDWECLEELLGWYLRVNKKKNHGFIVGAFLDLLVALAAADSNNANNSRSCTVHNYSTSFSSAVSSFSSPLSCSFQGQNEIGEEEEITMF; via the coding sequence ATGggcaagaaaatgatgaagcTGCACTCCCTCTTCAGGAACAAGGAAACACCaacaccaacaacaacaacaacaacaacaatgttGGCAACGCTTCCATGGCAATGGCCTTCTTGCAAGCACCCCAAAACCCTCTCCTTCCGAGCAGGGGAGAACATGTTCAAAACCGTAAACTCCGTCTTCTTCGACAACGGAGGAGTCGAAACTCCGGAGTCTTGGTTTACCAACTCATCATCGGAGTCAACAAGTTTCACGACAGAGTCCGAGGACTACTTTGAGGGAGAGTCCTTGGAAATGGTGGTCCGGGGAGCAAGATCGGAGAGGCTGTTTTTCGAGCCCGAGGACACCAACTCCATCCTCGAAAAGGCGAAAGCCGGGGAGATCAACCCGTTTAAGGAGAGCGTGGTGCTGGCCATGGAGTCGGAGGATCCTTACAAGGACTTTCGGAGATCAATGGAGGAGATGGTGGAGTCTCATGGGCTAAAAGACTGGGAGTGCCTGGAGGAGCTTTTGGGATGGTATTTGAGGgtgaacaagaagaagaatcaTGGGTTTATAGTTGGAGCGTTTTTGGATCTTCTTGTTGCTCTGGCAGCTGCTGATTCTAATAATGCTAACAATTCTAGGTCTTGTACAGTTCATAATTATTCcacttctttctcttctgctgtttcttctttttcttctccattGTCATGTTCTTTTCAAGGTCAGAATGAGATtggagaggaagaggagattacaatgttttaa
- the LOC117619466 gene encoding pentatricopeptide repeat-containing protein At5g04810, chloroplastic — protein sequence MEFSLSTPQYLNTTTPFSTLIHNQKHHSSFSPSSSATTSLSFSLKPTPPPLPNSENPTSSSPPSNQIRRPKTLKTTPSPSKPTSKIPSNPFRNLINPTHVPTPPIKSTTNTNYHPFTDKLWLTSKLSPPPPPPPPPPQKENPEENRKPIKDAPQKNSDLPKIKFQQEGKIFVGNLPNWVKKNEVFDFFRQFGPIKNVILIKGHDSTERNAGFGFVIYGGSTAAKPAMKAVEFDGVEFHGRVLTVKLDDGRRLKEKTEERTRWTEGNDGVEYRSNWHKERDSSRKELRKIMDTEPENWQAIVGFFERIKKPSRGEYGLMVKYYARRGDMHRARETFESMRARGIEPTSHVYTSLIHAYAVGRDMEEALSCVRKMKEEGIEMSLVTYGIMVGGFAKVGNAEAADHWFKEAKKRHTTLNSIIYGNIIYAYCQTCNMNRAEALVRDMEEAGIDAPIDIYHTMMDGYTMIGNEDKCLVVFERLKECGFTPSVISYGCLINLYIKIGKVSKALEISKLMESASIKHNVKTYSMLINGFLKLKDWANAFAVVEDLVKDGLKPDIVLYNNIITAFCGMGNMNRAVRTVKEMQRERHRPTSRTFMPIIHGFARAGEMRRALEIFDMMRMSGCIPTVHTFNALVLGLVEKRQMEKAVEILDEMTLAGISPDEHTYTTIMHGYASLGDTGKAFEYFTKLRNEGLELDVYTYEALLKACCKAGRMQSALAVTKEMSAQKIPRNTFVYNILIDGWARRGDVWEAADLMQQMKKDGVRPDIHTYTSFINACCKAGDMQRAAKTIEEMEAFGVKPNVKTYTTLIHGWARASLPEKAFRCFKEMKLAGLKPDKAVYHCLMTSLLSRATVAEAYIYSGLLSICKEMIESGLIVDMGTAVHWSRCLRKIERTGGELTEALQKTFPPDWSSSHTLDVSSDVDNDDELDIISNDDDMEFANRIDDGNIMSRMV from the exons ATGGAATTCTCACTCAGCACCCCACAGTATCTCAACACCACCACTCCCTTCTCCACCCTCATCCACAACCAGAAACACCACTCCTCCTTCTCCCCCTCCTCCTCCGCCaccacttctctctctttctctctcaaaccAACGCCACCTCCACTGCCAAATTCTGAAAACCCCACCAGCTCCTCCCCTCCCTCCAACCAAATTCGCCGCCCCAAAACCCTCAAAACCACTCCTTCCCCCTCCAAACCCACCTCCAAAATTCCCTCTAACCCCTTTAGGAACCTCATTAATCCCACCCATGTCCCTACCCCACCAATTAAGTCCACCACCAACACCAATTATCACCCCTTCACTGACAAGCTCTGGCTCACCAGCAAGCTCTCTCccccacctccacctccacctccaccaccccAAAAGGAAAATCCTGAAGAAAATCGAAAACCCATCAAGGATGCCCCCCAGAAGAATTCGGATTTGCCCAAAATTAAGTTCCAGCAAGAGggtaaaatctttgtggggaATTTGCCCAACTGGGTCAAGAAAAATGAGGTTTTTGACTTCTTCCGGCAATTCGGGCCCATAAAGAATGTGATTCTAATTAAGGGTCATGACAGTACTGAGAGAAATGCAGGTTTCGGGTTTGTTATTTATGGGGGTTCGACTGCTGCTAAGCCTGCCATGAAGGCGGTCGAGTTCGATGGCGTGGAGTTCCATGGGAGGGTTCTGACTGTTAAATTGGATGATGGGAGgagattgaaggaaaaaactGAGGAGAGGACGCGATGGACTGAAGGCAACGACGGGGTTGAGTATCGTTCTAACTGGCACAAAGAGCGGGACAGCTCGCGCAAGGAATTGCGCAAGATTATGGATACTGAGCCGGAGAACTGGCAGGCCATTGTTGGGTTTTTTGAGAGAATTAAGAAG CCTTCTAGAGGAGAATATGGCCTGATGGTGAAGTATTATGCAAGGCGAGGGGACATGCATCGTGCTCGTGAAACTTTTGAGAGCATGCGAGCAAGAGGAATAGAGCCAACGTCGCATGTGTACACAAG CCTTATTCATGCTTATGCAGTTGGCAGAGACATGGAAGAAGCATTGTCATGTGTtagaaaaatgaaggaagaGGGTATTGAAATGAGTTTGGTGACTTACGGTATAATGGTTGGGGGATTCGCGAAAGTTGGCAATGCCGA AGCTGCAGATCACTGGTTTAAGGAGGCCAAAAAGAGACATACAACATTGAATTCAATCATTTACGGGAATATTATATATGCTTATTG TCAAACATGCAATATGAATCGCGCTGAGGCATTAGTGAGGGACATGGAAGAAGCAGGCATAGATGCTCCTATTGACATTTATCACACCATGATGGATGGCTACACCATGATTGGCAATGAAGATAAATGCTTGGTTGTGTTTGAACGACTCAAG GAATGTGGGTTTACACCTTCAGTCATCAGTTATGGATGTCTGATCAATCTTTACATTAAG ATTGGAAAAGTTTCTAAAGCCTTGGAAATTAGCAAACTGATGGAATCAGCCAGCATAAAACATAACGTGAAGACCTACTCCATGTTAATCAATGGATTTTTGAAGTTAAAAGATTGGGCTAATGCATTTGCAGTCGTGGAAGATTTAGTGAAGGATGGTTTGAAGCCTGACATAGTCCTTTATAATAACATTATAACAGCATTCTGTGGAATGGGTAACATGAACCGTGCTGTTCGTACTGTCAAAGAAATGCAGAGGGAGAGGCATAGACCTACATCACGGACATTTATGCCAATAATACATGGTTTTGCAAGGGCTGGAGAAATGAGAAGAGCTCTTGAGATTTTCGATATGATGAGGATGAGTGGATGCATTCCCACTGTGCATACTTTCAATGCTCTGGTTCTTGGTCTTGTGGAGAAGCGACAG ATGGAGAAGGCTGTTGAAATATTGGATGAAATGACACTGGCGGGCATAAGCCCAGATGAACATACATACACAACTATCATGCATGGTTATGCATCTTTAGGTGACACGGGAAAAGCCTTCGAGTATTTTACCAAATTGAGGAATGAGGGCCTGGAGCTAGACGTGTATACATACGAGGCATTACTGAAGGCATGTTGCAAGGCAGGCAGAATGCAAAGTGCTTTAGCTGTCACCAAAGAAATGAGTGCTCAAAAAATTCCGAGGAACACCTTTGTGTACAACATATTAATTGATGG ATGGGCTCGAAGAGGTGATGTTTGGGAGGCTGCTGACTTGATGCAGCAAATGAAAAAGGACGGGGTGCGACCTGATATCCACACCTACACATCTTTCATAAATGCTTGTTGTAAGGCTGGAGACATGCAG AGAGctgcaaaaacaattgaagaAATGGAAGCGTTTGGAGTGAAGCCAAATGTTAAAACCTACACTACGTTGATACATGGTTGGGCACGTGCTTCTCTCCCAGAGAAGGCTTTTAGATGCTTTAAGGAGATGAAGTTGGCGGGGTTGAAGCCAGACAAAGCTGTATACCATTGCTTGATGACATCTCTGCTGTCAAGGGCTACTGTTGCTGAAGCTTACATCTACTCTGGTCTTCTGTCCATTTGTAAGGAGATGATAGAATCTGGGTTGATTGTTGATATGGGAACTGCAGTTCACTGGTCGAGGTGCTTACGCAAGATTGAACGAACAGGTGGTGAGCTTACAGAAGCCCTGCAGAAGACCTTCCCTCCTGATTGGAGCTCATCTCATACTTTGGATGTGAGTTCGGACGTAGACAATGATGATGAACTAGATATTATTAGCAATGACGATGACATGGAGTTTGCTAATAGAATAGATGATGGCAACATTATGTCGAGGATGGTCTGA